One Bacillus sp. (in: firmicutes) DNA segment encodes these proteins:
- a CDS encoding RNA degradosome polyphosphate kinase: protein MRTPLDHPKYYNNRELSWLAFNERVLEEALDERNPLLERLKFLSIFSSNLDEFFMVRVAGLKDQVKAGFNKPENKAGLTPKQQLEKISIKTHELIIKQYEAFNQIILPQLKEENIEFLSLDELDERQLTFLEKYYTNQVFPVLTPMAIDAYRPFPMLLNKSLNLAVMLEDEDEFEGQRLKLAIVQVPAVLQRFIRVPSKNDIYQYVLLEDVITYFIDKLFHGYHVHTVTQFRITRNADLTIHEEGARDLLKEIEKELKKRKWGAAIRLEVSEKGLDWRTLSFLKNELEIYEKDVYIIQGPLDLTYLFSFYKDLISLKEHLVFETMIPQPPKDLIGYEDIFVAALEKDILLHHPYESFQPVIDFVSDAADDPNVLAIKQTLYRVSGDSPIINALKRAVENGKQVTVLVELKARFDEEKNVQWAKELEKAGCHVIYGMTYLKTHSKITLVVRRRNGKIERFVHLGTGNYNDQTAKLYTDYGLITSNEKIGEDATHFFNYLSGYLEKPNFHYLSVAPYDIRSHLISLIEREIKYQKQHGDGRIIAKMNSLTDKELIMKLYEASIAGVQIDLIVRGICCLKPQIKGVSENICVRSIVGRFLEHSRVYYFLNNGKEDVFLSSADMMTRNMEKRVEIMWPIFDEGLKKRLIKNLEIELADNSKAREQDETGKYHYVPHHEREPLIESQRVFMEMSYMVKEDEE from the coding sequence ATGAGGACACCATTAGATCATCCGAAATACTACAACAACCGTGAATTAAGTTGGTTAGCGTTTAACGAACGAGTCCTGGAAGAAGCATTAGATGAACGTAATCCATTATTAGAGAGATTAAAATTTTTATCCATTTTTTCATCTAATTTAGACGAATTTTTTATGGTTCGAGTAGCCGGACTAAAAGACCAAGTCAAAGCCGGTTTTAATAAACCTGAAAATAAAGCTGGTCTCACTCCAAAACAACAGCTAGAAAAAATTTCAATTAAAACTCATGAATTAATTATTAAGCAGTACGAGGCCTTTAATCAGATTATCTTACCTCAATTAAAAGAGGAAAACATCGAATTTTTATCGTTGGACGAGCTCGATGAACGACAACTAACGTTTTTAGAAAAATATTACACGAATCAAGTCTTTCCTGTTTTAACTCCGATGGCGATCGATGCCTATCGACCATTTCCCATGCTCTTGAATAAAAGCTTAAATTTAGCTGTTATGTTAGAGGACGAGGATGAATTCGAGGGACAACGGTTAAAATTGGCCATTGTTCAAGTACCCGCTGTCCTACAACGGTTTATTCGGGTTCCTTCCAAAAATGACATTTATCAATACGTTCTTCTAGAAGATGTGATTACCTACTTTATCGACAAACTGTTTCACGGCTATCATGTACATACCGTGACTCAATTCCGTATTACAAGAAATGCCGATTTAACGATTCATGAAGAAGGAGCACGTGATTTATTAAAAGAAATTGAAAAAGAGCTTAAGAAACGGAAATGGGGAGCAGCCATACGTCTCGAAGTGAGTGAAAAAGGACTTGATTGGCGAACTCTTTCCTTTTTAAAAAACGAATTAGAAATTTATGAAAAGGACGTTTATATTATTCAAGGTCCGCTTGATTTAACGTATTTGTTTAGCTTTTACAAAGACCTAATCTCGTTGAAGGAACACTTAGTGTTTGAGACGATGATTCCGCAACCACCTAAAGATTTAATTGGTTATGAAGACATTTTTGTGGCGGCCCTTGAAAAAGATATTTTACTCCATCACCCGTACGAATCGTTCCAACCTGTTATTGACTTTGTATCCGATGCGGCAGATGATCCGAATGTATTAGCAATTAAACAAACGCTATATCGGGTAAGTGGGGACTCCCCAATCATAAACGCGTTAAAGCGTGCAGTAGAAAATGGAAAGCAAGTCACCGTATTAGTCGAATTAAAGGCGCGTTTTGATGAGGAAAAAAATGTGCAATGGGCAAAAGAATTAGAAAAAGCAGGCTGCCACGTAATTTACGGAATGACTTATCTAAAAACTCACAGTAAAATTACGCTTGTTGTCAGAAGAAGGAACGGAAAAATTGAACGTTTTGTCCATTTAGGTACGGGAAATTACAACGATCAAACTGCCAAATTGTATACTGATTATGGATTGATTACGTCAAACGAGAAAATTGGTGAAGATGCGACTCATTTCTTTAATTACCTTAGCGGATATTTAGAAAAACCAAATTTTCACTATCTTTCAGTCGCTCCATACGACATACGCTCACATCTTATATCGCTTATTGAACGTGAAATAAAATACCAAAAGCAACATGGGGACGGTCGTATTATTGCGAAAATGAATTCCTTAACCGATAAAGAACTCATTATGAAGCTGTATGAAGCCTCCATCGCTGGTGTACAAATCGACTTAATTGTTCGTGGCATTTGTTGCTTAAAGCCGCAAATTAAGGGGGTTAGTGAAAATATTTGCGTTCGTAGCATCGTCGGGCGCTTCTTAGAGCATAGCCGTGTCTATTATTTCCTTAACAATGGCAAAGAAGACGTCTTCCTCTCCTCTGCTGATATGATGACTCGGAATATGGAAAAACGGGTCGAAATCATGTGGCCGATCTTTGATGAAGGATTAAAAAAACGGTTAATAAAAAATTTAGAGATTGAACTTGCCGACAATTCGAAGGCAAGAGAACAAGATGAAACTGGGAAATACCATTACGTACCACACCATGAGAGGGAACCACTAATAGAAAGTCAAAGAGTATTTATGGAAATGTCTTATATGGTGAAAGAAGACGAGGAATAA
- a CDS encoding Ppx/GppA family phosphatase — translation MKTFAVIDIGSNTIRIVIYELSTYRSFKEIENVKIAARLRNYLSNDGYFSTEGMTQLVETLSIFKEIIHNYQVDELKVIATATIRQAKNQQKIIDTVRNETGFTIQVLTEYEEAYYGYFSVVNSTSIQTGIAIDIGGGSTEITLFQDRKFIQYHSFPFGALSLANDFIEGQVPTNEEIHQLKTFITNELTTHDWIRSTFVPIVGIGGSARNMVQIDQAIKSYPIASVHQYELTQQDISHMIDYLSSLSFDSLQKVEGLSKDRADTIVPALIVFLVLMEISNAPSFILSRKGLREGIMYDQMTKTFDPPLLPNVVEESFFELANDFQIDTKHAVYTTNLCTKMFYFLQPYIPFSLTDDDLLLLRRASYTFHLGEYIDSESSSQHTFYVLANRTINGLSHKEKIELALLSSYKSNRIFKQYVTPFKNWFSKEELKKIRFLGSLLKFTYSFNYTKRQIVKDISVTRGNDGLHVNLYCQKNWIGEYEQIEKQKKHLEKNLKTTIILTFAKEHT, via the coding sequence ATGAAAACATTTGCAGTTATTGACATCGGCTCAAATACCATTCGAATAGTTATTTATGAACTTTCAACTTACAGGTCCTTTAAAGAAATCGAAAACGTAAAAATTGCTGCACGTCTGCGTAATTATTTATCCAACGATGGCTATTTTTCAACAGAAGGAATGACTCAACTAGTTGAAACATTATCCATTTTCAAAGAGATCATTCACAATTATCAAGTAGATGAGTTAAAAGTCATCGCTACCGCTACTATTCGACAAGCTAAAAATCAACAGAAAATAATAGATACCGTACGGAACGAAACGGGTTTCACGATTCAAGTATTAACCGAGTACGAAGAAGCGTATTATGGGTACTTTTCGGTTGTAAACTCCACTTCCATCCAAACCGGGATAGCCATTGATATCGGTGGTGGGAGTACAGAAATTACGTTATTCCAAGACCGAAAGTTCATTCAGTATCACAGTTTTCCATTCGGGGCATTGTCTCTCGCCAATGATTTTATCGAAGGTCAAGTCCCAACGAATGAAGAAATTCACCAATTAAAAACCTTCATTACCAATGAATTAACCACACACGATTGGATTCGCTCCACATTCGTTCCAATTGTCGGAATTGGTGGAAGTGCCCGCAACATGGTTCAAATTGACCAAGCGATAAAATCTTATCCAATCGCAAGTGTGCATCAATATGAACTCACTCAGCAAGACATTTCCCACATGATTGATTACCTAAGTTCCTTATCGTTTGATTCATTACAAAAAGTTGAAGGACTATCAAAAGACCGTGCCGATACGATCGTTCCAGCCCTTATCGTGTTTCTTGTGCTAATGGAAATATCCAATGCTCCATCTTTTATTTTAAGTCGTAAAGGACTTCGAGAAGGAATAATGTACGATCAAATGACGAAAACATTCGATCCCCCTCTTCTTCCAAATGTTGTCGAAGAAAGCTTTTTCGAGCTCGCTAACGACTTTCAAATTGATACAAAACACGCCGTCTATACAACCAATTTGTGCACGAAAATGTTTTATTTCCTACAACCTTATATCCCTTTTTCCTTAACGGACGACGACCTTTTATTATTACGACGAGCATCTTATACGTTTCATCTAGGGGAATATATTGATTCAGAATCTAGCAGTCAACATACGTTTTATGTATTGGCCAATCGAACTATTAATGGTCTTTCCCATAAAGAAAAAATTGAGCTAGCGCTTCTATCATCATATAAAAGTAATCGTATATTTAAACAATACGTTACTCCATTTAAGAATTGGTTTTCAAAAGAAGAGTTGAAAAAAATCCGTTTTTTAGGATCGCTTCTTAAATTTACTTATAGTTTTAATTACACAAAACGCCAAATAGTAAAAGACATATCCGTTACCCGTGGAAATGACGGTTTACATGTAAATCTATATTGCCAAAAAAATTGGATAGGGGAATACGAACAGATTGAAAAACAAAAGAAGCATCTAGAAAAAAATTTAAAAACAACTATCATTTTAACATTTGCAAAAGAACATACTTAA
- the hemE gene encoding uroporphyrinogen decarboxylase, whose translation MVRKFNDTFLQAARGEKVPYTPVWYMRQAGRSQPEYRALKEKYSLFEITHQPELCAYVTRLPVEQYNVDAAILYKDIMSPLPAIGVDVEIKSGVGPVIHNPIRSLQDVEKLGEIHPEKDVPYVLDTIRILTKEQLSVPLIGFAGAPFTLASYMIEGGPSKNYNKTKAFMYAEPKAWFALMDKLADMTITYVKAQIHAGASAIQIFDSWVGALNVPDYRYFIKPTMEKIFTALREENVPLIMFGVGASHLALEWNDLPIDVVGLDWRLSIREARQMGIHKTVQGNLDPAILLAPWEVIEERVKEILDQGIEQPGHIFNLGHGVFPQIQPTTLKKLTAFIHEYSAEKMKA comes from the coding sequence ATGGTACGAAAGTTTAACGATACATTTTTACAGGCGGCTCGTGGGGAGAAAGTACCATATACGCCTGTTTGGTATATGCGACAAGCTGGACGCTCTCAACCGGAGTATCGTGCGTTAAAAGAGAAATATTCTTTATTTGAAATTACTCATCAACCGGAACTATGTGCGTACGTAACTCGTTTACCGGTGGAACAATATAATGTGGATGCAGCAATTTTATATAAAGATATTATGTCTCCATTACCTGCTATTGGAGTAGATGTTGAAATTAAATCAGGGGTGGGACCGGTTATCCATAACCCAATCCGTTCATTACAAGATGTAGAAAAACTAGGAGAAATTCATCCGGAGAAAGATGTTCCTTATGTCCTGGATACGATTCGTATATTAACAAAAGAACAACTTTCTGTTCCCCTCATTGGATTTGCCGGTGCTCCGTTTACGTTAGCTAGCTATATGATTGAAGGCGGTCCATCGAAAAATTATAACAAAACGAAAGCATTTATGTATGCAGAGCCAAAAGCGTGGTTTGCTCTTATGGACAAACTAGCTGATATGACCATTACATACGTGAAAGCGCAAATTCACGCTGGGGCAAGTGCCATTCAAATTTTTGATTCATGGGTTGGGGCACTGAACGTACCAGATTATCGTTACTTTATTAAACCGACAATGGAGAAAATTTTCACAGCTTTACGTGAAGAAAATGTACCGCTCATTATGTTTGGAGTTGGGGCTAGTCATTTAGCTCTTGAATGGAATGACTTACCGATTGATGTTGTCGGTTTGGATTGGAGATTATCTATTCGTGAAGCACGCCAAATGGGCATTCATAAAACGGTACAAGGTAACTTAGATCCGGCTATTTTATTAGCCCCTTGGGAAGTGATTGAAGAGCGTGTCAAAGAAATTCTTGACCAAGGAATCGAACAGCCAGGCCATATATTTAACCTAGGACACGGGGTATTCCCGCAAATTCAACCGACCACATTGAAAAAACTTACTGCGTTTATTCATGAATATAGTGCCGAAAAAATGAAGGCGTAA
- the hemH gene encoding ferrochelatase, producing the protein MARRKMGLLVMAYGTPYKEEDLERYYTHIRHGRKPSQEMLDELRERYDAIGGISPLAKITLEQAKKLEERLNELQNDVEFKMYLGLKHIEPFVEDAVEKMHKDGIEEAVSIVLAPHFSTFSVKSYNGRAKETANKLGGPTITSVESWYDEPKFIDYWVTKIKETYASMPEEERNEAVLIVSAHSLPEKILTVGDPYPQQLEETAKLITEKANISDYAVAWQSAGNTPEPWLGPDVQDITRTLYKENGYKAFVYAPVGFVSDHLEVLYDNDIECRAVTDELGVSYYRPPMPNTAPEFIDAMATVVMKTLGMNK; encoded by the coding sequence ATGGCAAGAAGGAAAATGGGACTTCTCGTAATGGCTTACGGAACACCATATAAAGAGGAAGATTTAGAACGGTATTATACGCATATTCGTCATGGCAGAAAGCCGTCTCAAGAAATGCTGGATGAATTAAGAGAACGATATGATGCCATTGGTGGCATTTCTCCATTAGCCAAAATTACACTCGAGCAAGCCAAAAAATTAGAAGAGCGATTAAACGAATTACAAAATGACGTTGAGTTCAAAATGTATTTAGGATTAAAACATATTGAACCGTTTGTTGAAGATGCGGTGGAAAAAATGCACAAAGATGGAATCGAAGAAGCCGTATCGATCGTGTTAGCACCACATTTCTCAACGTTTAGCGTCAAATCATACAATGGCCGGGCAAAAGAAACAGCCAATAAATTAGGAGGACCTACGATTACTTCGGTTGAAAGCTGGTACGATGAGCCTAAATTTATTGACTACTGGGTCACAAAAATTAAAGAAACATACGCGTCTATGCCAGAAGAGGAACGAAATGAGGCCGTATTAATTGTATCAGCGCATAGCTTACCGGAAAAAATCTTAACGGTAGGCGATCCATATCCACAACAATTAGAAGAAACAGCGAAATTAATCACGGAAAAGGCCAACATTTCTGATTATGCGGTTGCATGGCAAAGTGCAGGCAATACACCAGAGCCATGGTTAGGACCAGATGTACAAGATATTACTCGGACTTTGTATAAAGAAAATGGATACAAAGCGTTTGTTTATGCACCCGTTGGCTTTGTCTCTGATCATTTGGAAGTGTTGTACGATAACGACATTGAATGTAGAGCGGTAACGGATGAACTTGGTGTTTCCTACTATCGACCGCCAATGCCTAATACGGCACCGGAATTCATTGACGCCATGGCTACAGTAGTAATGAAAACACTTGGAATGAACAAGTAA
- the hemY gene encoding protoporphyrinogen oxidase → MNKKHIAIIGGGMTGLTAAYYLQKEIRNQQLPYEITLIEANYQLGGKIQTVRKDGFVIERGPDSFLARKTSMSRLAQEVGMADQLVNNATGTSYVLVNEQLHPIPEGAVMGIPTHITPFVTSGLFSMTGKFRAALDVVIPRSKATGDQSLGQFFRRRLGNEVVENLIEPLLSGIYAGDIDQLSLQSTFPQFYEVEKKHRSLILGMKKTMPKPRSKGKEKKGIFLTFKNGLQSFVEAIEQHLTDVTVKKGIKVTNVKKDGNTYQIELNNGEVLQADGVVITVPHVALTTLLPELEAVQEFKHMPSTSVATVAMAFPKEAIKKQLDGTGFVVSRNSDYTITACTWTHKKWPHTTPDGKVLLRCYVGRAGDEAVVDLSDEDITQIVLDDLKRTMDLTAKPLFTIVTRWKQAMPQYVVGHQKRVEKLKQQLRQQLPGVIIAGSSFEGIGLPDCIDQGEKAVQEMLAYLKS, encoded by the coding sequence GTGAATAAAAAACACATTGCAATCATTGGCGGTGGAATGACTGGATTGACTGCCGCTTATTACTTACAAAAAGAAATTCGAAACCAACAGCTCCCATACGAAATTACGTTAATTGAAGCGAATTACCAGTTAGGAGGAAAAATTCAAACCGTTCGTAAAGATGGTTTTGTTATAGAACGTGGTCCGGATTCCTTTTTAGCGCGGAAAACAAGTATGAGCCGTTTGGCACAAGAAGTTGGAATGGCCGATCAATTAGTCAATAACGCAACCGGTACGTCGTATGTACTAGTGAATGAACAACTTCATCCGATTCCAGAGGGAGCGGTGATGGGGATTCCGACGCATATAACACCTTTTGTGACAAGCGGATTATTTTCTATGACAGGAAAATTTCGAGCCGCTCTCGATGTCGTGATTCCTCGCTCAAAAGCAACCGGGGACCAATCGCTTGGGCAATTTTTCCGTCGGCGTCTAGGGAATGAAGTCGTCGAGAACTTAATTGAACCGCTGTTATCAGGAATTTATGCGGGAGATATCGATCAATTAAGTTTACAAAGTACGTTCCCACAATTTTATGAAGTGGAAAAGAAGCATCGTAGCCTGATTTTAGGAATGAAAAAAACGATGCCAAAACCTCGTTCAAAAGGGAAAGAGAAAAAAGGGATTTTCCTTACATTTAAAAACGGATTACAATCATTCGTGGAAGCGATTGAACAGCATTTAACCGACGTAACCGTGAAAAAAGGAATCAAGGTAACAAACGTAAAAAAAGATGGAAACACGTATCAGATCGAGTTAAATAACGGGGAAGTCCTGCAAGCCGATGGTGTCGTAATAACGGTACCGCATGTCGCCTTGACTACTCTTTTACCGGAACTTGAAGCGGTTCAAGAGTTTAAACATATGCCGTCGACATCGGTGGCCACAGTCGCTATGGCGTTTCCGAAAGAAGCGATTAAAAAACAACTAGATGGGACTGGTTTTGTCGTTTCACGCAATAGCGATTATACGATTACCGCATGTACGTGGACGCATAAAAAATGGCCTCATACGACTCCTGATGGGAAAGTCCTCCTTCGTTGTTACGTCGGTCGAGCAGGAGATGAAGCGGTCGTTGATTTATCCGATGAAGACATTACCCAAATTGTACTAGATGATTTAAAACGAACAATGGATCTGACCGCAAAGCCGCTCTTTACGATTGTGACCCGTTGGAAACAGGCGATGCCTCAATACGTAGTGGGACATCAAAAGCGAGTGGAAAAGTTAAAACAACAACTACGACAACAGCTACCTGGTGTCATTATTGCCGGCAGTTCATTTGAAGGAATTGGCTTGCCGGATTGTATCGACCAAGGAGAAAAAGCGGTACAAGAAATGTTAGCGTATTTAAAATCCTAG
- a CDS encoding SCO family protein: MNMKISKRTIGLFIIISTMLLTACNSELGNGEPIQDFEFTNQDGKPFGLADLKGKVWIADFIFTNCETVCPPMTFHMSELQKMVKEEGLENVHFVSFSVDPEIDTPEILKEYASKFDADLSNWHFLTGYSQETIEKFAYEQFETYVKKPQNDDQVIHGTRFFLINADGELVKDYNGNADVPFDEIIDDLKKLQ; encoded by the coding sequence ATGAATATGAAAATTTCCAAACGAACAATTGGCTTATTTATCATCATCAGCACTATGCTTTTAACTGCTTGTAATTCCGAACTTGGAAACGGTGAACCAATTCAAGACTTTGAATTTACGAACCAAGATGGTAAACCATTTGGTTTGGCAGACTTAAAAGGTAAGGTTTGGATTGCTGACTTTATTTTTACTAATTGTGAAACGGTTTGTCCACCAATGACTTTTCATATGAGTGAATTACAAAAAATGGTCAAAGAAGAAGGACTAGAAAATGTCCATTTCGTTTCCTTTAGTGTCGATCCTGAAATAGATACCCCAGAGATTTTAAAAGAATACGCTAGTAAATTTGACGCCGATCTATCGAATTGGCATTTTTTAACAGGTTATTCTCAAGAAACGATCGAAAAGTTTGCTTATGAGCAATTTGAAACATATGTGAAAAAACCTCAAAACGATGACCAAGTCATTCACGGTACCCGTTTCTTTTTAATCAATGCAGACGGTGAGCTCGTCAAAGATTACAACGGTAATGCTGATGTACCATTTGATGAAATTATTGACGACTTGAAAAAGCTCCAATAA
- a CDS encoding FixH family protein produces the protein MKKGWKLGFVLLLIGGLLLGCSANNDETEDAKDIHPIEVTIELPEKGDVNEEIELKAIVTQNKEKVADADEVMFEVWEDGKKDESTMVEGTNNEDGTYTAPYTFDRDGVFVVQAHVTARGMHNMPKQTITIGNPTNEMAHHDQMEEGLSVHWMEPEMNPVGKPIELIVHVNKDGQPVENATVKFTIINEANKEIAKVDGEMSAIGEYKGTVTLEQEGHYKVLTMVHSGEDMVEKEEILHVGHSH, from the coding sequence ATGAAGAAAGGTTGGAAATTAGGATTTGTCTTATTACTTATAGGTGGATTGCTTCTTGGATGTTCTGCAAATAACGACGAAACTGAAGATGCAAAGGACATTCATCCCATCGAAGTCACCATTGAGCTTCCTGAAAAAGGGGATGTAAATGAAGAAATTGAACTAAAAGCGATTGTTACACAAAATAAAGAAAAAGTGGCCGACGCCGATGAAGTAATGTTTGAAGTTTGGGAAGACGGAAAAAAAGACGAGAGTACGATGGTGGAAGGAACAAATAACGAGGACGGTACGTATACGGCACCGTACACGTTTGATCGTGACGGGGTATTCGTTGTCCAAGCACACGTAACGGCGCGAGGGATGCATAACATGCCAAAACAAACCATTACCATAGGAAATCCAACAAACGAAATGGCACACCATGACCAAATGGAAGAAGGGTTGTCTGTTCATTGGATGGAACCAGAAATGAATCCTGTAGGTAAACCGATTGAATTGATCGTTCATGTGAACAAAGACGGTCAGCCGGTTGAAAACGCAACAGTGAAATTTACCATTATAAACGAAGCAAACAAAGAAATAGCTAAAGTAGATGGTGAAATGAGTGCGATCGGTGAATATAAAGGAACAGTGACACTCGAACAAGAAGGACATTACAAAGTTTTGACGATGGTTCATAGTGGAGAAGACATGGTTGAAAAAGAAGAGATTCTGCACGTTGGTCATTCCCATTAA
- a CDS encoding YhfH family protein: protein MIKNIVDFFKNLPPKHCVKCGEKIEEQHECYGNTCDQCLNVTNLN from the coding sequence TTGATTAAAAACATTGTCGATTTTTTTAAAAACCTTCCCCCTAAGCATTGTGTTAAATGTGGAGAAAAAATAGAAGAACAACACGAATGTTACGGAAATACATGCGATCAATGTCTTAACGTGACCAATCTTAATTAA
- a CDS encoding MBL fold metallo-hydrolase, which yields MKATVIGHWGGYPKKQEASSGYLLEHDGFKLLVDCGSGVLSHLPEDVQPEQLDAVVLSHYHADHIADIGVLQHACLIQKHLGNVPKLPLPIYGHTKQVQEFQKLTYKDLTKGIPYNENEPVIVGPFTITFCETIHPVPCYAMRIEAAGKVLVYTADTAYHPRLASFAKEADVLLCECNFYAGMNGAKAGHMTSTDAGRMAREAQVKQLVLTHLPHFGDIQQLLKEAGSIYEGPIMLAEKGLTMHM from the coding sequence ATGAAAGCCACCGTTATCGGACATTGGGGTGGGTATCCGAAAAAACAAGAAGCTAGTTCTGGATACTTATTAGAGCATGATGGATTTAAATTATTAGTAGACTGTGGAAGTGGTGTGTTATCCCATTTGCCAGAAGACGTTCAACCAGAACAATTAGATGCGGTTGTTCTTTCCCATTATCATGCCGACCATATAGCCGACATTGGGGTTTTACAGCACGCTTGCCTCATTCAAAAGCATCTAGGGAACGTACCAAAGTTGCCGCTTCCCATCTATGGACATACAAAACAGGTACAGGAATTTCAAAAGCTTACCTACAAGGACTTAACTAAAGGGATTCCTTATAATGAAAATGAACCAGTTATCGTCGGACCGTTTACCATTACGTTTTGTGAAACAATCCATCCGGTCCCATGTTACGCGATGCGAATAGAAGCAGCCGGGAAAGTCCTCGTGTATACGGCGGATACCGCTTATCACCCACGTCTTGCTTCTTTTGCGAAAGAGGCTGATGTTCTACTTTGTGAGTGTAATTTTTATGCTGGTATGAACGGCGCTAAGGCAGGGCATATGACGAGTACGGATGCCGGCAGGATGGCGCGTGAAGCACAAGTGAAACAACTTGTATTAACCCATCTTCCGCATTTTGGTGATATACAACAGCTACTTAAAGAAGCAGGCAGCATTTACGAAGGGCCGATTATGTTAGCGGAAAAAGGTTTAACCATGCATATGTAA
- a CDS encoding fatty acid--CoA ligase family protein, whose product MNLASQLEKTAQTYSHKTAYYFQDKPCTYGELNEAVSKFANGLSQLGLKKGDHIALIVGNSPHFIISLYGAMRLGVTVIPINPVYTPEEIQYIVYNGDVKAIITLDVLLPVMEKIVPHVPSVEHVILCETSQETNWTTSTLNTILKAFTNVLALGDSKFVDVPIDNDDVAVILYTSGTTGKPKGAMLTYKNLYSNAKDVADYLQMSEDDRVITTLPMFHVFCLTVALNAPLLNGATLLIVPKFSPKEIFRLAKTYKATIFTGVPTMYNFLYQYKEGDPTDLSTLRLCISGGASLPVALLENFEKKFGVIISEGYGLSEASPVTCFNPLDRPRKPGSIGTSIMNVENKVVDELGQEVPVGQVGELIVRGPNVMKGYYKMPEETNATIKDGWLYTGDLAKQDEEGYFYIVDRKKDMILVGGYNVYPREVEEVLYRHPDVVEACVVGVPDPAYGETVKGYIVSSNPGLTEEGIIQFCREHIADYKVPRLVEFLDELPKNTTGKILRRVLKQQAAQVEVK is encoded by the coding sequence ATGAATTTAGCCAGTCAGTTGGAGAAAACGGCTCAAACGTATTCTCATAAAACGGCTTACTATTTTCAAGACAAACCTTGTACATATGGAGAATTAAACGAAGCTGTTTCGAAATTTGCTAATGGTTTATCCCAATTAGGATTAAAAAAAGGAGACCATATCGCCTTAATTGTCGGTAATTCACCACATTTTATTATTTCCCTATATGGGGCGATGCGCCTTGGGGTGACTGTTATCCCGATTAATCCGGTATATACGCCAGAGGAAATTCAGTATATCGTCTACAACGGCGATGTGAAAGCCATTATCACCTTAGACGTTCTACTCCCTGTCATGGAAAAAATCGTCCCTCACGTTCCATCCGTTGAGCATGTCATCTTATGTGAAACTTCCCAAGAAACCAACTGGACCACTTCTACATTAAACACTATTTTGAAAGCCTTTACAAATGTTTTGGCCCTAGGGGATTCCAAATTTGTCGATGTACCGATAGATAACGACGATGTCGCAGTCATTTTGTATACTTCAGGCACGACAGGAAAACCAAAAGGGGCTATGCTAACGTATAAAAACTTATATTCCAATGCGAAAGATGTCGCCGATTACTTACAAATGAGTGAGGACGATCGGGTTATTACGACGTTACCGATGTTCCATGTCTTTTGCTTAACGGTGGCTTTAAATGCACCTCTGTTAAACGGGGCTACGTTGTTAATTGTTCCAAAGTTTAGCCCAAAAGAAATTTTCCGACTAGCGAAGACTTATAAAGCGACCATTTTTACTGGTGTTCCGACGATGTACAATTTCTTATATCAGTATAAAGAAGGGGACCCAACGGATTTATCTACATTGCGTCTATGTATTTCTGGGGGGGCATCCCTACCAGTTGCATTATTAGAAAACTTTGAGAAAAAGTTTGGTGTCATCATTTCCGAAGGCTACGGCTTGTCAGAAGCGTCACCAGTTACATGCTTTAATCCTTTAGATCGTCCGCGAAAACCTGGTTCCATTGGTACATCGATTATGAATGTAGAAAATAAAGTTGTCGATGAACTTGGTCAGGAAGTGCCTGTTGGACAAGTAGGTGAGCTAATTGTTCGCGGACCAAACGTGATGAAAGGATACTATAAAATGCCGGAAGAAACGAATGCGACGATTAAAGATGGCTGGTTATATACAGGAGATTTAGCTAAACAAGACGAAGAAGGTTATTTTTATATCGTCGACCGGAAAAAAGATATGATTCTTGTCGGTGGATATAATGTATATCCGAGAGAAGTCGAGGAAGTGCTGTACCGCCATCCAGACGTCGTTGAAGCGTGTGTCGTAGGCGTTCCTGATCCAGCCTATGGGGAAACGGTGAAGGGCTATATCGTTTCTTCGAATCCAGGGTTAACGGAAGAGGGCATTATTCAATTTTGTCGTGAACACATTGCAGATTATAAAGTTCCGAGATTGGTTGAATTTCTTGATGAACTACCGAAAAATACGACAGGAAAAATTTTAAGAAGGGTATTAAAACAACAAGCAGCACAAGTAGAAGTAAAGTGA